One window of the Gemmatimonadota bacterium genome contains the following:
- a CDS encoding efflux transporter outer membrane subunit has product MSTHPAWHFFTLCFALMIACASAPRVQQSPVQPPRAYQTETATTTPADTLWWATFNDSRLDSLIAQALAYNHNLHAAAARLKAARAQAKLAGAPLYPQLSAGSSGLRRKQNFIGFPFPGQAPGEVLSNTNTTYGVSINAAWEIDLWGRLGASAAAAQATYQATQAMYRGARMSLAAQTAKAWFATIEARRQLELAQATYENSLTNHKQVRTRYERGVRPSLDMRQSQSELALSQDRLHQREQRYEMAIRQLEVLIGRYPSGTFAIAGDLPRVPNPVPAGLPADLISRRPDLIAIERQFAASQANHKAAKRLRYPRISLTASGGTSTDALGNLLNGDFSVWSLIGNLTQPLLQGGRIQGNIDLASARENEAAALFAQTVLQAYGEVENALSAEAHLAKRQTALETAAEQAREARRLAEDRYYRGLIDLLTVLQTRNTAYLTESQLLVVRQQRLQARIDLHLALGGGFPNRETVITP; this is encoded by the coding sequence ATGAGTACCCACCCGGCCTGGCACTTCTTTACACTCTGCTTTGCTCTCATGATAGCTTGTGCTTCAGCGCCTCGCGTGCAACAATCCCCTGTCCAGCCACCTCGTGCTTATCAGACAGAAACCGCCACAACAACACCTGCAGACACCCTCTGGTGGGCGACATTTAACGATAGCCGTCTCGACAGCTTAATCGCGCAAGCACTCGCATACAACCACAACCTGCACGCTGCTGCAGCGCGTCTCAAAGCCGCACGCGCACAGGCCAAATTGGCCGGCGCACCCCTATACCCACAACTCAGCGCGGGATCATCGGGATTGAGACGCAAACAAAACTTCATCGGATTTCCCTTCCCCGGTCAGGCGCCTGGAGAGGTACTCTCAAACACCAACACCACCTATGGCGTTTCCATCAATGCCGCGTGGGAAATCGACCTCTGGGGCCGGCTTGGCGCAAGTGCTGCGGCTGCACAGGCCACCTATCAAGCCACACAGGCTATGTATCGAGGCGCGCGCATGTCACTGGCGGCACAAACCGCCAAAGCGTGGTTTGCCACCATCGAAGCCAGGCGCCAACTCGAACTCGCGCAGGCAACGTACGAAAATAGCCTCACCAACCACAAACAAGTACGCACGCGCTACGAACGCGGGGTGCGGCCCTCGCTCGACATGCGCCAGAGCCAATCGGAACTCGCGCTATCGCAAGACCGCCTGCACCAGCGCGAACAACGCTATGAAATGGCTATTCGCCAACTCGAAGTGCTCATCGGTCGCTATCCCTCAGGCACATTCGCCATAGCTGGCGACCTTCCCCGGGTGCCAAATCCAGTGCCCGCGGGCCTTCCGGCAGATCTCATTTCTCGACGCCCCGACCTCATTGCTATTGAACGCCAATTTGCCGCGTCTCAGGCCAATCACAAAGCCGCCAAACGCCTGCGTTATCCGCGCATCAGCCTGACCGCTTCGGGCGGAACCAGCACCGACGCATTGGGCAACCTGCTCAATGGGGACTTCAGCGTGTGGAGCCTGATCGGCAACCTCACACAACCCCTCTTACAGGGCGGGCGCATACAGGGCAACATAGACCTGGCAAGTGCCAGGGAAAACGAAGCCGCCGCACTATTTGCCCAAACCGTTTTGCAAGCATATGGCGAAGTTGAAAATGCACTTTCAGCAGAAGCGCATCTGGCAAAACGCCAGACCGCTCTGGAAACCGCCGCTGAACAGGCGAGGGAAGCGCGCCGATTGGCAGAAGATAGATATTACAGAGGGCTTATAGACCTGTTGACCGTGCTTCAAACACGCAACACGGCTTACCTGACCGAAAGCCAATTGCTCGTTGTGCGCCAGCAACGACTCCAGGCGCGCATTGACCTTCACCTCGCATTGGGCGGCGGGTTTCCCAACCGCGAAACCGTAATAACACCATAA
- a CDS encoding ABC transporter permease: MANALRLYIHYLSQSVRSQMQYRASFIMLSFGHFLTTGVEFLAIASLFARFKHIQGWTLPEVAFLYGLINISFAFADAASRGFDIFGTMVKSGDFDRLLLRPRSTALQLAGYELTLRRIGRLLQGIAVFSWASYTLDIAWSVPKIYLVSTAIFGGACLFIGLMVIQATIAFWTTESLELMNTMTYGGVETAQYPLPIYRIWFRKFFTYIIPLACVNYLPTLAILERGDPMGLPAILQWVAPLICVIFLIITLQIWKIGVRHYRSTGS, encoded by the coding sequence ATGGCCAACGCGCTTCGCCTCTACATCCACTATCTCAGCCAATCTGTCCGCAGCCAAATGCAATATCGCGCGTCATTCATCATGCTCTCATTTGGACATTTCCTCACCACCGGCGTCGAATTTCTCGCCATCGCCTCTCTCTTCGCGCGATTCAAACACATCCAGGGCTGGACCCTCCCCGAAGTGGCCTTTCTCTACGGCCTCATCAACATCTCCTTCGCTTTTGCCGACGCAGCCTCGCGCGGCTTCGACATATTCGGCACCATGGTCAAAAGCGGCGACTTCGACCGCCTCTTGCTTCGCCCCCGCAGCACCGCTCTGCAACTCGCAGGCTATGAACTCACCCTCCGCCGCATTGGCCGCCTGCTCCAGGGCATCGCTGTCTTCTCCTGGGCAAGCTACACCCTTGACATCGCGTGGTCTGTACCAAAAATCTATCTCGTCTCCACCGCCATATTTGGAGGCGCTTGTCTCTTTATTGGCCTCATGGTCATACAAGCCACCATTGCGTTTTGGACCACCGAATCTCTCGAACTCATGAACACCATGACTTACGGCGGTGTGGAGACCGCACAGTACCCTTTGCCCATCTACCGCATCTGGTTTCGCAAATTTTTTACTTACATCATACCCCTCGCGTGTGTAAATTACCTACCAACGCTGGCAATCCTCGAACGCGGCGACCCCATGGGATTGCCCGCCATCTTGCAGTGGGTCGCGCCCCTGATTTGCGTCATATTCCTCATTATTACCCTACAGATATGGAAAATCGGTGTGCGTCATTATCGCTCCACCGGAAGTTGA
- a CDS encoding ATP-binding cassette domain-containing protein, with amino-acid sequence MPHIIVENLVKTFQIAQRQPGVWGALRGVMHRNYRQITALDGISFAIEPGELIGYIGPNGAGKSTTVKVLSGILVPDSGRCEILGRIPWKERIAHVAQIGVVFGQRTQLWWDLPVIESFDLLRDIYRVDHHQYAQTRDEMIAILDLESLLDIPVRQLSLGQRMRCDLAAALIHHPSILFLDEPTIGLDVVSKLAVRDFIKRLNQERDVTVILTTHDLDDIEALCTRVMVIGQGQILSDGPLENLRARVTTERRLIVDLEGTEDITDPDASVVLRDGHRVHLTFDPDRVATADLIARITAQHPVRDLFVENTPIEEIISRLYAENR; translated from the coding sequence ATGCCCCACATCATTGTCGAAAACCTCGTCAAAACCTTCCAAATCGCCCAACGCCAGCCCGGTGTGTGGGGTGCGCTACGCGGCGTCATGCATCGCAACTACCGCCAGATAACTGCCCTCGACGGTATCTCCTTCGCAATTGAACCCGGCGAACTCATCGGTTATATCGGTCCCAATGGCGCGGGCAAATCCACCACCGTCAAAGTATTATCCGGCATCCTCGTACCCGATTCTGGCCGCTGTGAAATCCTCGGTCGCATCCCCTGGAAAGAACGCATCGCCCACGTCGCACAAATCGGCGTGGTCTTTGGGCAACGCACGCAATTGTGGTGGGACCTGCCCGTCATCGAATCTTTTGACCTGCTCCGAGACATCTATCGCGTCGATCATCACCAATACGCGCAAACCCGCGACGAAATGATCGCCATTCTCGATCTCGAATCGCTTCTCGACATACCTGTGCGCCAGCTCAGCCTGGGCCAGCGCATGCGCTGTGACCTCGCCGCTGCTCTCATACACCATCCATCAATCCTCTTCTTAGACGAACCGACAATTGGCCTCGACGTCGTCTCCAAACTCGCCGTGCGCGACTTCATCAAACGCCTCAACCAGGAGCGCGATGTCACCGTCATCCTCACCACCCACGACCTGGACGACATCGAAGCCCTCTGCACGCGGGTAATGGTCATCGGACAGGGCCAGATACTATCCGATGGCCCGCTCGAAAACCTTCGCGCTCGCGTCACCACAGAGCGCCGCCTCATCGTCGATCTCGAAGGCACAGAAGACATCACCGATCCCGATGCATCTGTCGTATTGCGCGACGGACACCGCGTACACCTCACATTTGACCCCGACCGCGTTGCCACGGCAGACCTGATCGCCCGCATCACGGCGCAGCACCCCGTGCGCGACCTCTTTGTCGAAAACACCCCCATCGAAGAAATCATCTCGCGTCTCTATGCCGAAAATCGCTAA
- a CDS encoding iron-sulfur cluster assembly accessory protein has product MDITVTDVAQTEITRLINEQEQVITGVRITAEATSPLQANYRLAFVAEGQDTDRDTAIPYDGFDIYIDENSVPYTQDITLDFVDGLMGRGFKIDNPHKVPPHLKGSVAEKIQMVIDEKINPGIAAHGGHVSLVDVKEDTAFLQFGGGCQGCGMVDVTLKQGVEVMIKEAVPEIANIRDITDHAEGTNPYYQTTQ; this is encoded by the coding sequence ATGGACATCACCGTCACAGACGTCGCACAAACAGAAATCACCCGCTTGATAAACGAGCAAGAACAGGTGATTACAGGCGTGCGCATCACCGCCGAGGCAACATCGCCCCTGCAGGCCAACTACCGACTCGCTTTCGTGGCCGAAGGACAGGACACCGACCGCGACACCGCGATACCATACGACGGCTTCGACATTTACATTGACGAAAACAGCGTGCCTTATACCCAGGACATCACGCTCGATTTTGTCGATGGCCTGATGGGACGCGGCTTCAAAATTGACAACCCGCACAAAGTTCCACCACACCTCAAAGGCAGCGTGGCCGAAAAAATCCAAATGGTAATTGACGAAAAAATCAACCCGGGCATTGCTGCACACGGCGGTCACGTATCACTGGTCGATGTAAAAGAAGACACGGCCTTTCTCCAATTTGGCGGCGGATGTCAGGGCTGTGGGATGGTCGATGTCACCCTCAAACAGGGCGTGGAAGTCATGATCAAAGAAGCCGTTCCCGAAATTGCAAACATCCGCGATATCACAGACCACGCCGAAGGCACCAACCCGTATTACCAGACCACGCAGTAA
- a CDS encoding Rrf2 family transcriptional regulator, whose product MKLSTQEEYGLRCLMQVAQRASETGGSISIPEISRAEGLSTAHVGKLVRLLRLGDLVESVRGQAGGYKLARPASEILISDVLGALGDPFFNDGFCDEHTGYEECCTHSVDCSIRSLWNAIQFVVDQMLDRITLQDLMGDGHQLENHLAHKADELLQVTMP is encoded by the coding sequence ATGAAATTGAGCACACAAGAAGAATACGGCCTCCGCTGTCTCATGCAGGTAGCACAGCGCGCATCTGAAACCGGCGGTAGCATTTCGATTCCCGAAATCAGCCGCGCCGAAGGATTATCCACCGCCCATGTCGGCAAGCTCGTTCGCCTCTTGCGCCTGGGCGACCTCGTCGAAAGTGTACGCGGTCAAGCCGGCGGGTATAAATTGGCTCGTCCCGCAAGTGAAATCCTGATCTCCGATGTACTCGGTGCCCTCGGCGACCCGTTCTTCAACGACGGCTTTTGCGATGAACACACCGGCTATGAAGAATGCTGCACACATTCTGTCGATTGCTCAATTCGCTCCCTCTGGAACGCCATCCAATTTGTGGTTGACCAGATGCTCGACCGCATTACATTGCAAGACCTGATGGGAGATGGGCACCAGCTTGAAAATCATCTCGCGCACAAAGCAGACGAACTCTTACAAGTCACAATGCCGTAA
- a CDS encoding SUF system Fe-S cluster assembly protein, whose amino-acid sequence MSLLNIFRKDTDAPSNNDSDHTEEVHDIEAPESPPEKSPPEGPIDTEAVKEEIVKALKTVYDPEIPVDIYELGLIYEIKVEEDGNTYVQMTLTAPNCPAAGILPGQVESAARSAEGVYDVKLDLVFDPPWTPERMSEAAKLELGMF is encoded by the coding sequence ATGAGCCTCCTGAACATTTTCCGCAAAGACACAGACGCACCGTCCAACAATGATTCCGACCATACTGAAGAAGTTCACGATATTGAAGCCCCGGAATCACCGCCCGAAAAATCCCCGCCAGAAGGCCCCATCGACACCGAAGCCGTAAAAGAAGAAATCGTAAAAGCACTCAAAACAGTATATGATCCAGAAATCCCCGTTGACATTTACGAACTGGGCCTCATCTACGAAATCAAAGTAGAAGAAGACGGCAATACCTACGTCCAAATGACACTCACAGCCCCCAATTGTCCCGCCGCGGGTATTTTGCCCGGACAGGTCGAATCCGCAGCCCGATCTGCCGAAGGCGTTTACGATGTCAAACTCGACCTCGTATTCGACCCTCCCTGGACGCCAGAACGCATGTCAGAAGCGGCCAAACTCGAATTGGGCATGTTTTGA
- a CDS encoding SUF system NifU family Fe-S cluster assembly protein, with protein MMSDLRELYQQLILDHNKNPRNFRVIDPADRFAKGYNPLCGDKVQIYLQLHGDRIKDIGFQGSGCAISKASASLMTETIKGKTLGETETYFKDFQAMLTDPSSNLGLDQMGKLFVFAGVRDYPTRIKCATLSWHALRAAIDNVQTPITTER; from the coding sequence CTGATGTCAGATTTGCGCGAACTCTACCAGCAACTCATTCTGGATCACAACAAAAACCCCAGAAATTTTCGCGTAATCGATCCAGCAGACCGCTTTGCCAAAGGCTATAATCCCCTTTGCGGCGATAAAGTACAGATCTATCTCCAACTCCACGGCGACCGCATAAAAGACATTGGCTTTCAGGGTTCGGGATGCGCCATTTCCAAAGCATCGGCTTCTTTAATGACCGAAACCATCAAAGGCAAAACCCTCGGCGAAACAGAAACCTATTTCAAAGACTTTCAAGCGATGCTCACCGACCCATCCAGCAATCTCGGCCTTGATCAGATGGGCAAACTATTTGTTTTTGCCGGCGTGCGCGACTATCCCACCCGCATCAAATGCGCGACCCTATCGTGGCACGCGCTTCGGGCAGCCATAGACAATGTCCAAACCCCCATAACAACAGAGAGATGA
- a CDS encoding cysteine desulfurase, which produces MNSPLDILTLQPPEPAVRPAQPFDVRRIRADFPILGQQVQGQPLVYLDNGATAQKPRAVIDALSHYYTDQNANVHRGVHHLSQIATDAYEAARRKVATFINAATDREIIFVRGTTEGINLIAQTFGREQIGEGDEIIITEMEHHSNIVPWWMLCREKGAKLRVIPMNDRGELCMDTYQTLFSSRTKLVSIVHISNVLGTVNPVREIVQIAHAHGVPVHIDGAQAVPHQRVDVRAIGCEFYTFSGHKMFAPTGIGVLYGCETYLDTMPPYQGGGSMIQSVDFDNITYGNLPNKFEAGTPNIAGSIGLGAAIDYLNSIDFDGATKYEANLLEYAHDALRDVPDLNLIGTAERKVGVLSFTLSDIHPHDVGTILDQAGVAVRAGHHCAQPIMKHYDIPAATRASLAFYNTREDIDALVSGLHSVRKIFG; this is translated from the coding sequence ATGAATTCGCCTCTGGACATCTTAACACTCCAACCGCCCGAGCCAGCCGTGCGCCCGGCACAGCCCTTTGACGTGCGCCGCATTCGCGCGGACTTCCCCATCCTGGGCCAACAAGTGCAGGGCCAACCGCTCGTGTACCTCGACAATGGCGCCACAGCGCAAAAACCCCGCGCGGTCATCGATGCCCTCTCGCATTATTACACCGACCAGAATGCCAATGTACACAGAGGCGTACACCACCTCTCGCAAATAGCGACCGATGCTTATGAAGCCGCCAGAAGAAAGGTGGCGACCTTTATCAACGCGGCCACAGACAGAGAAATCATCTTTGTGCGCGGAACCACCGAAGGCATCAATCTCATTGCACAAACCTTTGGACGCGAGCAAATCGGTGAGGGCGACGAAATCATCATCACCGAAATGGAGCACCATTCCAACATCGTCCCCTGGTGGATGCTCTGCCGGGAAAAGGGAGCCAAACTGCGCGTCATCCCCATGAACGACCGGGGCGAACTCTGCATGGACACGTATCAAACCCTTTTCTCTTCGCGCACAAAACTCGTCTCCATCGTACACATCTCCAATGTGCTCGGCACAGTCAATCCCGTGCGAGAAATCGTGCAAATCGCACACGCCCACGGCGTGCCCGTACATATCGATGGCGCACAGGCCGTGCCCCATCAGCGCGTGGATGTCCGCGCCATCGGCTGCGAGTTCTACACCTTTTCGGGACACAAAATGTTCGCACCCACGGGCATTGGCGTCCTGTACGGCTGCGAAACATATCTCGATACCATGCCGCCCTACCAGGGTGGGGGCAGCATGATCCAGAGCGTTGACTTCGACAATATTACGTACGGAAACTTGCCCAACAAATTTGAAGCGGGAACGCCCAATATCGCGGGCAGTATTGGCCTGGGTGCCGCCATTGATTACCTCAACAGCATCGACTTTGATGGCGCAACAAAATACGAAGCCAACCTGCTGGAATACGCACACGACGCACTGCGCGACGTGCCGGACCTCAATCTGATCGGCACAGCCGAGCGCAAAGTAGGTGTGCTCTCATTTACCCTCTCCGATATTCATCCCCACGATGTGGGCACCATTCTCGACCAGGCCGGCGTCGCCGTTCGCGCCGGGCACCACTGCGCGCAACCCATTATGAAACACTACGACATACCCGCAGCAACGCGCGCTTCCCTGGCATTTTACAACACGCGTGAAGACATTGACGCACTGGTCTCTGGCCTTCACAGCGTACGAAAGATTTTTGGCTGA
- the sufD gene encoding Fe-S cluster assembly protein SufD produces the protein MTGSKKNTRHTASNHTSWIQKFESSLNGQPLRALRQQAIADFDRLGYPTTADEAWKSVNPSALIRTNFEPAAPATLADAELEPFIYPDLQGIRLVFVNGHYAPEHTSDVPEGITIANLADVYDHPLVKAHLGKLAQTTDLAFTALNTAFMRDGVFIHVQRNITVEAPVHILFITTASEIPTISHPRNLIIADENSQLSLVETYAGTGTETYFTNAVTEIIARDNASVNCIRLELQGTAGLHVANFQAQLGRSSRMTFHDFTLGGAFVRNDVSAYLRGEGSEATVNGFYALEGSQQVDNYTLLEHAEPHCPSHELYKGILGGSSRAIFRGKIHVHQKAQHTDAYQQNENILLSDNARVNTKPQLEIYADEVKCSHGATIGQLDENALFYLQARGIPKTEAKQILLRAFADDIIGRVTLAPVRSHLSDLIDTRLEHIDARDIA, from the coding sequence ATGACTGGATCAAAGAAGAACACGCGACACACAGCGTCTAATCACACATCCTGGATTCAAAAATTTGAATCCAGCCTCAACGGCCAGCCACTGCGAGCATTGCGCCAACAGGCAATCGCCGACTTTGACCGCCTGGGATATCCCACCACAGCAGATGAAGCCTGGAAAAGTGTGAATCCATCTGCGCTCATCAGAACCAACTTTGAGCCTGCAGCCCCTGCCACCCTTGCAGATGCAGAACTGGAACCCTTCATCTATCCCGACCTGCAAGGCATCCGCCTCGTATTCGTCAATGGGCATTACGCGCCAGAACACACATCTGACGTACCAGAAGGCATAACCATTGCCAACCTCGCCGACGTTTACGACCATCCACTCGTCAAAGCGCACCTGGGCAAACTCGCACAAACCACAGATTTGGCCTTCACCGCTCTCAACACGGCATTCATGCGCGATGGCGTATTCATCCATGTTCAGCGCAATATCACAGTCGAAGCTCCCGTGCATATCCTCTTTATCACAACAGCGTCAGAAATCCCCACAATATCTCATCCGCGCAACCTGATCATCGCGGATGAAAACAGTCAGCTTTCGCTTGTTGAAACCTATGCGGGAACGGGCACAGAGACCTATTTTACCAATGCAGTCACAGAAATCATAGCCCGCGACAATGCCAGCGTAAATTGTATCCGCCTCGAATTGCAGGGCACAGCGGGTTTGCACGTCGCCAATTTTCAGGCACAACTCGGACGCAGCAGCAGGATGACCTTTCACGATTTTACGCTCGGCGGAGCATTTGTTCGCAACGACGTAAGCGCGTACCTGCGCGGCGAAGGCAGTGAAGCCACCGTCAATGGATTTTATGCCCTCGAAGGATCCCAACAAGTCGATAACTACACCCTGCTTGAACACGCCGAACCCCATTGCCCCAGCCACGAACTCTACAAAGGGATTTTGGGAGGATCTTCTCGCGCGATTTTTCGGGGAAAAATTCACGTCCATCAAAAAGCGCAACACACCGATGCCTACCAGCAAAACGAAAATATTCTGCTTTCGGACAACGCGCGCGTCAACACCAAACCCCAACTCGAAATCTACGCCGATGAAGTCAAGTGTTCGCATGGCGCAACAATAGGGCAACTCGACGAAAACGCGCTCTTTTACCTGCAAGCGCGCGGCATTCCCAAAACCGAGGCAAAGCAAATTTTGCTCCGCGCTTTTGCCGATGACATTATCGGGCGCGTGACCCTCGCCCCCGTGCGGTCGCACCTGAGCGACTTAATCGACACCCGCCTCGAACACATCGATGCAAGGGACATCGCATGA